A genomic region of Paralichthys olivaceus isolate ysfri-2021 chromosome 18, ASM2471397v2, whole genome shotgun sequence contains the following coding sequences:
- the auh gene encoding methylglutaconyl-CoA hydratase, mitochondrial → MAVLMQSFRVQAARRVGACSLAAALSCTRHVAFTGTESRAVRLHGPAAAAAARHYSSDPKDDLRVRYLDGEDDGIVVVGINRAKAKNAISKNLVKMMFEAVEDIKKNNKVRSVIFCSLVPGIFCAGADLKERAKMHQSEVGPFVSKARALITELGNLPVPTIAAIDGAALGGGLEMALACDIRIASNTAKMGLVETKLAIIPGAGGTQRLPRVIGVSLAKELIFAARVVDGTEACRLGLVSKSVEQNKSGDAAYLQALELAREINPQGPIAVRMAKLAINQGIEVDLSTGLAIEEACYAQVIPTKDRLEGLAAFKEKRRPQFKGE, encoded by the exons ATGGCGGTCCTGATGCAGAGCTTCCGCGTGCAGGCGGCACGCCGCGTCGGCGCGTGCAGCCTGGCGGCGGCCCTCTCCTGCACGAGACATGTTGCGTTCACCGGGACAGAGTCGCGCGCCGTGCGGCTCCACGGtccagcggcggcggcggcggcgcgACACTACAGCTCCGACCCCAAGGACGACCTGCGCGTCAGGTACCTGGACGGAGAAGACGACG GTATTGTTGTCGTGGGAATAAATCGAGCAAAAGCCAAAAATGCCATAAGTAAAAATCTGGTAAAAATG ATGTTTGAAGCTGTGGAAGATATCAAGAAGAATAACAAAGTGCGTAGTGTCATTTTCTGTAGTTTGGTTCCTGGGATCTTCTGTGCAG gtgcaGATCTGAAGGAGAGAGCCAAAATGCACCAGAGTGAAGTGGGGCCATTTGTGTCCAAAGCCAGAGCACTCATCACAGAGCTGG GTAATCTGCCAGTACCAACCATTGCTGCAATTGATGGAGCTGCCTTAGGAGGAGGCTTGGAAATGGCCCTTGCTTGTGACATCAGAATTGCGT CCAATACTGCCAAAATGGGACTAGTTGAAACTAAACTTGCAATTATTCCTGGAGCAG GTGGTACACAGCGTCTCCCCAGGGTGATCGGTGTCTCTCTTGCTAAGGAGCTGATCTTTGCGGCCCGGGTGGTAGACGGAACAGAGGCTTGTCGTCTGGGTCTTGTCAGTAAATCTGTGGAGCAGAATAAGAGTGGTGATGCTGCCTACCTGCAGGCTCTGGAGCTCGCCCGAGAGATCAACCCTCAG GGCCCGATTGCAGTAAGGATGGCAAAACTTGCGATCAACCAGGGGATAGAG GTGGATTTATCTACAGGCCTGGCCATTGAAGAGGCGTGCTACGCCCAG gTGATACCAACCAAAGATCGATTGGAGGGTTTGGCTGCATTCAAGGAGAAGAGGCGTCCTCAATTCAAGGGCGAGTGA
- the syk gene encoding tyrosine-protein kinase SYK isoform X1, giving the protein MADFVHTLPFFYGNITREDAEGYLKQAGIGNGLYLLRQSRNHLGGFALSVLHSGRCYHYTIEREPNEKYAIAGGKSYTSPVDVIDYHSQELDGLVCLLKKPCNRPANMQPKVGLFEDMKEKLIREYVKQTWSLQGAALEQAIISQRPKLEKLIATTAHERMPWFHGSITREDSEPRLQNGLRTNGKFLIRQRDSKESYALCLLHEGQVMHYRIDRDRNGKLSIPDGKTFDTLWQLVEHYSYKPDGLLRVLTEACPRPDGDIGRPLLPRDHPGLSTVLHSAAGGIRSMFKTVPIPGRKKSQGSRQHPTDNFNAYDTRVPNSQADSIEAMPMDTEVYESPYADPDELRSATVDRKHLFLEDGELGSGNFGTVIKGIYKMRKTEKPVAVKILKNDDNPSVREEMLREANVMQQLDNPYIVRMIGICEAENLMLVMELAELGPLNKFLQKNKQTTMKNITELVHQVSIGMKYLEEHNFVHRDLAARNVLLVTQHYAKISDFGLSKAVGEDQNYYKAKGHGKWPVKWYAPECINYFKFSSKSDVWSFGVLMWEAYSYGQKPYKGMKGNEVMQMIESGSRMDAPVNCPPEMYTLMRTCWTYKADERAGFTVVERRLREYYYDIAQ; this is encoded by the exons ATGGCTGACTTTGTGCATACACTGCCATTCTTCTATGGCAACATCACCAGAGAGGACGCAGAAGGATACCTAAAGCAGGCAGGCATTGGCAACGGCTTGTACCTGCTACGGCAAAGCCGCAACCATCTTGGAGGCTTTGCACTCTCGGTGTTGCACTCAGGCCGCTGCTACCATTACACCATTGAAAGAGaaccaaatgaaaaatatgCTATAGCTGGTGGTAAAAGCTACACAAGCCCTGTGGATGTGATTGACTACCACTCACAGGAGTTGGACGGCCTTGTGTGTCTCCTCAAGAAGCCCTGCAACAGGCCCGCGAACATGCAACCGAAGGTGGGGCTGTTTGAGGACATGAAGGAAAAACTGATCCGGGAGTATGTAAAGCAGACCTGGAGCCTGCAG GGGGCAGCTCTGGAGCAAGCCATCATCAGCCAGAGGCCTAAGCTGGAGAAGCTCATTGCCACCACTGCACATGAAAGAATGCCCTGGTTCCATGGATCAATTACACGAGAAGACTCTGAGCCCAGGCTACAAAATGGCTTGCGTACAAATGGAAAATTCCT GATTCGACAGAGAGATTCAAAAGAATCATACGCTCTATGTTTATTACATGAAGGACAAGTCATGCATTACCGCATTGACAGGGACAGGAATGGAAAACTGTCTATTCCAGATGGCAAGACATTTGACACCCTGTGGCAG CTGGTGGAGCACTACTCATACAAACCAGACGGCCTACTGCGAGTGTTAACAGAGGCCTGTCCAAGACCTGATGGAGATATTG GACGGCCACTACTCCCAAGAGACCATCCTGGACTATCTACTGTCCTT CACAGTGCAGCAGGTGGAATTCGCTCCATGTTCAAAACTGTTCCCATCCCTGGCCGAAAAAAG AGCCAGGGATCTCGACAACACCCCACGGATAATTTCAATGCTTATGACACCAGGGTACCCAACAGTCAAGCAGACAGCATTG AGGCCATGCCAATGGACACAGAGGTGTATGAGAGTCCATATGCAGACCCAGATGAACTCAGGAGCGCCACAGTGGATCGCAAGCACCTTTTCTTGGAGGATGGAGAACTGGGCTCTGGGAACTTTGGTACAGTCATAAAGGGCATCTACAAGATGAGAAA GACAGAAAAGCCTGTTGCAGTAAAAATTCTGAAGAATGATGACAACCCGTCGGTGAGAGAAGAAATGCTGCGAGAAGCCAACGTCATGCAGCAGCTGGACAATCCTTATATTGTCCGGATGATTGGCATCTGTGAGGCAGAGAACCTTATGCTGGTCATGGAGCTGGCTGAGCTGGGACCTCTCAACAAGTTCCTCCAGAAAAACAA GCAAACTACCATGAAGAACATCACAGAGCTGGTCCATCAGGTGTCCATAGGGATGAAGTACCTGGAGGAGCATAACTTTGTTCACAGGGACCTTGCTGCCAGGAACGTGCTGCTGGTCACGCAGCACTATGCCAAGATCAGTGACTTTGGCCTCTCCAAAGCTGTTGGAGAGGATCAGAACTACTACAAG gCCAAGGGTCATGGGAAGTGGCCAGTGAAATGGTACGCTCCTGAGTGTATCAACTACTTCAAGTTCTCATCTAAAAGTGATGTGTGGAGCTTTGGAGTGCTCATGTGGGAGGCCTATTCCTACGGCCAGAAACCATACAAG GGAATGAAAGGAAATGAAGTCATGCAGATGATTGAAAGTGGAAGCCGTATGGACGCCCCAGTGAACTGTCCACCAGAGATGTACACCCTCATGAGAACTTGCTGGACATACAA GGCAGATGAACGAGCTGGATTCACCGTAGTTGAGCGAAGACTACGAGAGTATTATTATGACATCGCACAGTGA
- the syk gene encoding tyrosine-protein kinase SYK isoform X2 → MADFVHTLPFFYGNITREDAEGYLKQAGIGNGLYLLRQSRNHLGGFALSVLHSGRCYHYTIEREPNEKYAIAGGKSYTSPVDVIDYHSQELDGLVCLLKKPCNRPANMQPKVGLFEDMKEKLIREYVKQTWSLQGAALEQAIISQRPKLEKLIATTAHERMPWFHGSITREDSEPRLQNGLRTNGKFLIRQRDSKESYALCLLHEGQVMHYRIDRDRNGKLSIPDGKTFDTLWQLVEHYSYKPDGLLRVLTEACPRPDGDIGRPLLPRDHPGLSTVLSQGSRQHPTDNFNAYDTRVPNSQADSIEAMPMDTEVYESPYADPDELRSATVDRKHLFLEDGELGSGNFGTVIKGIYKMRKTEKPVAVKILKNDDNPSVREEMLREANVMQQLDNPYIVRMIGICEAENLMLVMELAELGPLNKFLQKNKQTTMKNITELVHQVSIGMKYLEEHNFVHRDLAARNVLLVTQHYAKISDFGLSKAVGEDQNYYKAKGHGKWPVKWYAPECINYFKFSSKSDVWSFGVLMWEAYSYGQKPYKGMKGNEVMQMIESGSRMDAPVNCPPEMYTLMRTCWTYKADERAGFTVVERRLREYYYDIAQ, encoded by the exons ATGGCTGACTTTGTGCATACACTGCCATTCTTCTATGGCAACATCACCAGAGAGGACGCAGAAGGATACCTAAAGCAGGCAGGCATTGGCAACGGCTTGTACCTGCTACGGCAAAGCCGCAACCATCTTGGAGGCTTTGCACTCTCGGTGTTGCACTCAGGCCGCTGCTACCATTACACCATTGAAAGAGaaccaaatgaaaaatatgCTATAGCTGGTGGTAAAAGCTACACAAGCCCTGTGGATGTGATTGACTACCACTCACAGGAGTTGGACGGCCTTGTGTGTCTCCTCAAGAAGCCCTGCAACAGGCCCGCGAACATGCAACCGAAGGTGGGGCTGTTTGAGGACATGAAGGAAAAACTGATCCGGGAGTATGTAAAGCAGACCTGGAGCCTGCAG GGGGCAGCTCTGGAGCAAGCCATCATCAGCCAGAGGCCTAAGCTGGAGAAGCTCATTGCCACCACTGCACATGAAAGAATGCCCTGGTTCCATGGATCAATTACACGAGAAGACTCTGAGCCCAGGCTACAAAATGGCTTGCGTACAAATGGAAAATTCCT GATTCGACAGAGAGATTCAAAAGAATCATACGCTCTATGTTTATTACATGAAGGACAAGTCATGCATTACCGCATTGACAGGGACAGGAATGGAAAACTGTCTATTCCAGATGGCAAGACATTTGACACCCTGTGGCAG CTGGTGGAGCACTACTCATACAAACCAGACGGCCTACTGCGAGTGTTAACAGAGGCCTGTCCAAGACCTGATGGAGATATTG GACGGCCACTACTCCCAAGAGACCATCCTGGACTATCTACTGTCCTT AGCCAGGGATCTCGACAACACCCCACGGATAATTTCAATGCTTATGACACCAGGGTACCCAACAGTCAAGCAGACAGCATTG AGGCCATGCCAATGGACACAGAGGTGTATGAGAGTCCATATGCAGACCCAGATGAACTCAGGAGCGCCACAGTGGATCGCAAGCACCTTTTCTTGGAGGATGGAGAACTGGGCTCTGGGAACTTTGGTACAGTCATAAAGGGCATCTACAAGATGAGAAA GACAGAAAAGCCTGTTGCAGTAAAAATTCTGAAGAATGATGACAACCCGTCGGTGAGAGAAGAAATGCTGCGAGAAGCCAACGTCATGCAGCAGCTGGACAATCCTTATATTGTCCGGATGATTGGCATCTGTGAGGCAGAGAACCTTATGCTGGTCATGGAGCTGGCTGAGCTGGGACCTCTCAACAAGTTCCTCCAGAAAAACAA GCAAACTACCATGAAGAACATCACAGAGCTGGTCCATCAGGTGTCCATAGGGATGAAGTACCTGGAGGAGCATAACTTTGTTCACAGGGACCTTGCTGCCAGGAACGTGCTGCTGGTCACGCAGCACTATGCCAAGATCAGTGACTTTGGCCTCTCCAAAGCTGTTGGAGAGGATCAGAACTACTACAAG gCCAAGGGTCATGGGAAGTGGCCAGTGAAATGGTACGCTCCTGAGTGTATCAACTACTTCAAGTTCTCATCTAAAAGTGATGTGTGGAGCTTTGGAGTGCTCATGTGGGAGGCCTATTCCTACGGCCAGAAACCATACAAG GGAATGAAAGGAAATGAAGTCATGCAGATGATTGAAAGTGGAAGCCGTATGGACGCCCCAGTGAACTGTCCACCAGAGATGTACACCCTCATGAGAACTTGCTGGACATACAA GGCAGATGAACGAGCTGGATTCACCGTAGTTGAGCGAAGACTACGAGAGTATTATTATGACATCGCACAGTGA